The following proteins are co-located in the Vigna unguiculata cultivar IT97K-499-35 chromosome 9, ASM411807v1, whole genome shotgun sequence genome:
- the LOC114163617 gene encoding uncharacterized protein LOC114163617, producing MHHLITALKPGPFVDSLCKKPVNNLDELRTRATKFMQMEELKEFRNTTRSDAQEKRHHDRERALAPRSVHRFKDSRQPKYNRYTPLVSNRARILEEALNTDLITAPRRAPTPPNADTTKHCRYHRNYGHTTEECFTLKDKIEELIQAGHLRRFVKREGGGFSSRGEREKCYKERPRRTSEYRDREGDSTRRGAEPKKDDERDTRERPLRGVINYISGGFAGGGATTSARKKYVRAIQSVNAVTVCPRRHMPPITFQDDDFQAIDPQHDDPMVISVEIEDFAVRKTLVDQGSSVDIMYWGTLRKLKIPKGEIQQYSEPIVGFAGERENTKGYVDLFTKFGVGMVTRTVKIRYLIVDAHTSYNILLGRPSLNTLGAVVSTYHLAMKFPSASGDIITVHVDQPTARKCYANNLRERPESPPRRAVNNVEKVPGEAEVDLDPRVSSDERVEPIKSTEEFHFDEHRYTHVSRTLVKTPEMREVLQRNVDLFAWSAADMPGIDPRVANHKLSIFREARPVAQKRRKMGGEKREAARVEVQKLISAGFIKEATYTTWLANIVLVKKANGKWRMCTDYTNLNKACPKDTYPLPSIDRLVDGAAGHRVLSFLDAYSWYNQIPMYPPDKEKTEFITEEANFYYEVMPFGLKNAGATYQRLMDKVFRHLIEKCMEVYVDDMVVMSDSLEQHVKDLDEVLAAVRKYDMRLNPEKCVFRVAGGKFLGFMLTHRGIEANPDKCQAVVNMRSPSNIKEIQRLVGRLTALSRFMPKLAERIQPMLRLMKKAQKFVWDEACEQSFQALKEYLSSPPVLQKPSKGKPLLVYLAISINAVSAAIVQDHVGDQQPVYFISKALHDAELRYQTVKKANEVIVKSDYPIHKVLRRPDLVGRMVGWSVELFEYHLRCEARGPIKGQCLADFVNELTGDADVREEGWILSVDGSSNAKGGGAGIVLQGPNDLLLEQAMRFGFKPSNNQAEYEALIAGLTLAADMGANTVTCRTDSQLIVGHLDDTFQVKDPLLL from the exons ATGCACCACCTCATCACAGCATTAAAGCCTGGCCCTTTTGTTGACAGTCTATGCAAGAAGCCCGTGAACAATCTAGACGAGCTTCGGACCAGGGCCACTAAATTCATGCAGATGGAGGAACTGAAAGAATTTCGCAATACAACTCGATCAGACGCACAGGAGAAAAGGCACCATGATAGGGAGCGAGCGTTAGCACCCCGATCCGTCCACAGGTTCAAAGACTCTAGGCAGCCGAAATACAACAGGTACACACCACTCGTGTCCAACAGGGcaagaattttggaagaagcACTGAACACCGATCTAATAACAGCCCCTCGAAGGGCCCCGACTCCCCCGAACGCCGACACCACCAAGCATTGTCGGTATCACCGAAATTATGGGCACACAACAGAGGAATGTTTTACCTTGAAAGACAAAATCGAGGAACTAATACAGGCAGGACACCTAAGAAGATTCGTAAAGCGGGAAGGTGGGGGATTCTCCTCAAGGGGAGAACGAGAAAAATGCTACAAGGAGCGACCACGAAGGACGTCAGAGTACCGGGATAGGGAAGGAGATAGCACCCGCAGAGGGGCCGAacccaaaaaagatgatgagCGGGATACGAGAGAAAGGCCACTGAGAGgagtaattaattacatttcCGGAGGTTTCGCAGGAGGTGGGGCCACTACGTCTGCAAGGAAGAAGTATGTGCGAGCGATCCAGAGTGTCAACGCCGTGACAGTATGTCCCAGACGGCACATGCCACCCATCACGTTCCAAGATGACGATTTCCAAGCGATCGACCCCCAGCATGACGACCCAATGGTGATATCAGTAGAGATCGAGGACTTCGCGGTCAGGAAAACCCTGGTGGACCAAGGTAGTTCGGTAGACATCATGTATTGGGGCACTCTTAGGAAGCTGAAAATTCCAAAAGGGGAGATCCAGCAATACTCAGAGCCGATCGTAGGCTTCGCAGGGGAGCGAGAGAATACGAAAGGCTACGTTGACTTATTCACCAAGTTCGGGGTAGGAATGGTAACACGAACGGTAAAAATCCGATACCTTATTGTTGATGCTCACacctcttataatattttgctaGGGAGACCCTCGTTGAATACGCTTGGTGCAGTAGTCTCCACAtatcacttggccatgaagtttccATCCGCCTCAGGAGACATAATCACGGTGCATGTAGACCAACCGACTGCTCGCAAATGCTACGCGAACAATTTGAGAGAAAGACCCGAGTCTCCTCCCAGACGAGCAGTGAATAACGTTGAGAAGGTCCCAGGGGAAGCAGAAGTAGACCTGGATCCTCGGGTCAGCAGCGATGAGAGGGTGGAACCAATCAAAAGCACAGAGGAATTCCATTTCGATGAGCATCGATACACCCATGTAAGCAGGACACTTGTAAAGACCCCCGAGATGCGGGAAGTGTTACAGAGGAACGTTGATTTGTTCGCCTGGAGTGCGGCCGACATGCCAGGCATTGACCCAAGAGTAGCCAATCACAAATTGTCTATTTTTCGGGAAGCTCGACCCGTTGCacagaagagaagaaagatggGTGGAGAAAAAAGGGAAGCAGCCAGAGTAGAGGTACAGAAGTTAATTTCAGCAGGATTCATCAAGGAGGCCACCTACACGACCTGGCTAGCCAACATAGTGTTGGTAAAAAAGGCAAATGGAAAATGGCGGATGTGTACAGACTACACCAACCTCAACAAGGCGTGCCCTAAAGACACATACCCTCTCCCAAGCATCGATAGATTGGTAGACGGTGCAGCTGGACACAGGGTGCTTAGTTTTCTGGATGCGTACTCTTGGTACAATCAGATTCCAATGTATCCTCCTGACAAAGAAAAAACGGAATTCATCACAGAAGAAGCTAACTTTTACTATGAAGTCATGCCTTTTGGACTAAAGAATGCTGGCGCCACATACCAGCGGCTGATGGACAAGGTGTTTCGTCATCTCATCGAAAAATGTATGGAGGTCTACGTCGACGACATGGTAGTCATGTCAGATTCACTCGAGCAACACGTCAAAGATTTGGATGAGGTCTTGGCAGCTGTACGGAAGTATGACATGAGACTGAATCCAGAAAAGTGTGTTTTCAGGGTTGCAGGCGGAAAGTTCTTaggtttcatgttaacccacaGGGGAATAGAGGCCAACCCCGATAAGTGCCAAGCGGTTGTCAACATGAGGAGTCCATCCAACATCAAGGAGATACAAAGATTGGTAGGGAGGCTAACTGCGTTGTCACGTTTTATGCCTAAATTAGCAGAAAGAATCCAGCCGATGTTGAGGCTCATgaaaaaagcacaaaaatttgTATGGGATGAGGCTTGCGAGCAATCTTTCCAAGCACTAAAGGAGTATTTGTCTTCTCCCCCAGTACTACAGAAGCCTAGCAAGGGGAAACCTCTGTTAGTATATCTAGCCATCTCTATCAATGCTGTCAGTGCGGCCATTGTACAAGATCATGTGGGGGACCAGCAACCCGTATACTTTATCAGCAAAGCCCTACATGATGCAGAATTGCGGTACCAGACAGTGAAAAAG GCGAACGAGGTAATAGTCAAGTCTGACTACCCCATACACAAAGTCTTGAGGCGACCCGACCTCGTCGGCCGAATGGTTGGGTGGTCCGTGGAACTATTTGAGTATCATCTTCGATGTGAAGCTCGAGGGCCGATCAAGGGGCAATGCCTGGCAGACTTTGTCAACGAATTAACGGGAGATGCTGACGTACGCGAGGAAGGTTGGATCCTGTCGGTGGATGGCTCTTCAAATGCGAAAGGCGGGGGCGCTGGGATTGTTTTGCAAGGACCAAATGATTTGCTACTCGAGCAAGCTATGCGCTTTGGCTTTAAACCCTCTAACAATCAGGCAGAATATGAGGCACTAATAGCAGGGTTGACCCTCGCAGCAGACATGGGAGCAAATACGGTGACATGCCGAACTGATTCTCAACTGATCGTAGGACACTTGGACGACACTTTCCAGGTAAAGGACCCCCTGCTATTATGA